AGATGCCGTAGTATGAACACTCAGCTGGATGGAAGCGATTTTCCAGGCAAAAGATAAGGCACTCAGCAGCACGCCGAACAGCACGCCGATCGACAGATTATCGGTAGCTACTACTGTAACCACAGTGACCACCATGACCAGGGCATCGCTTAGCGGAACTCTCCGCAAGGAGGTCAGGGACTTCCATTCAAAGGTGCTGATGCAGACCATAATCATTACACCGACCAGCGCACCCATAGGAATCTGCTTAACAACATCACCCAGCACAAGAATCAGGAACAGCAGGAATATCCCGGAGACAAAAGTGGATAAGCGTGTCCGTCCGCCCGATTTCATATTGACCATCGACTGGCCGATCATCGCGCAGCCTGCCATGCCTCCGAAGAAGCCGGTCACGATGTTGGCCAGCCCCTGCCCCTTCGCTTCCCGGTTCTTGTCGCTGCCGGTGCCCGTGATATCATCAATCAGCGTGGCCGTCATCAGCGATTCCAGTAATCCGACGACCGCGAGTGAGAGCGAATACGGCAGAATAATCAGCAGCGTATCCAGCGTCAAGGGAAGGCTTGGCAGATGGAATACCGGCAGCGCTGAGGTAATAGTCCCCATATCACCCACGGTTCTTACATCCAGACCCAGCACAATGCTCAGTACCGAGACTACGGCAATGGCGACCAGCGCCGACGGCACCGCCTTGGTGAGCCGGGGAACCGTATAGATGATGACCAGCGTAAGAGCCACTAGTGCGTACATGATCCAGCCTTGCCCTTCAAAATGCACCAGCTGAGCCATAAAGATCAGAATCGCCAGCG
This genomic interval from Paenibacillus sp. FSL H8-0332 contains the following:
- a CDS encoding SulP family inorganic anion transporter, which gives rise to MLKQVVSYNNGWFSNTRSDILSGMTVAIALIPEAIAFSILAGVSPMVGLYASFCIAIVTAFAGGRPGMISAATGAMALLVGSLVLSHGIEYLFAATVLAGILQIVMGLLKLGRFITFLPQPVMTGFVNALAILIFMAQLVHFEGQGWIMYALVALTLVIIYTVPRLTKAVPSALVAIAVVSVLSIVLGLDVRTVGDMGTITSALPVFHLPSLPLTLDTLLIILPYSLSLAVVGLLESLMTATLIDDITGTGSDKNREAKGQGLANIVTGFFGGMAGCAMIGQSMVNMKSGGRTRLSTFVSGIFLLFLILVLGDVVKQIPMGALVGVMIMVCISTFEWKSLTSLRRVPLSDALVMVVTVVTVVATDNLSIGVLFGVLLSALSFAWKIASIQLSVHTTASVTTYRVSGQLFFGTTSHFVNEFMYDSDPAQVIIDFSRSHVWDQSAVGAIAKTMDKYAALGTKVTLTGLNEESARLVQRVGLSPSGGH